In Canis lupus dingo isolate Sandy chromosome 25, ASM325472v2, whole genome shotgun sequence, the genomic window CTatatacaaacatttattgtgctaatatatatgagagaaaaaatggaaattgaagttttaaaaacatcatttaaaatagcatccaagggcagcccgggtggctcagcggtttggcgctgcctttggcccaggacgtgatcctgaagacccggaatcgagtcccacatcaggctccctgcatggagcctgcttctccttctgactctctctctctcattccctctctctctctctctgtgtctgtgtgtgtgtgtgcatgcgtgtgcctctcatgaataaataaataaaattttaaaaaaataaaataaaataccatccaaaaaaatattaagtatttagaGATAAACATAACTAAAGATGTGTTAGACCTGTACatcaaaacccacaaaacaatgctaagagaaatcttaaaagatctaaataaatgcagagatataccatgttcatggatcagaaggcTCAGCAtctaaatattgttaaaatgcattTCTCCCAAAATTGATGCATAGTTTTGATGAAACCCTGATGAAAATCTCACAGATATTTTCCTAGCAATTGCCAAGCTGATTATAAAACTCAAGTgcaaatgcaaaggacctagagTAGCCAAAAACTGAGGAGTCCACCTCCAGGCCAAAATCCTACATGTCATCTTTTAGGCCCAATCATAAGCAATTACAAAAGCTTTTCCCAAAGGGTCTCATAAGGGAAAGCTGCCCTCCTCACACTTGGTGCCATTAGGAGTATAGCACAGGCAATTAATGAACTGCAGTCTCATGGGGGGAATTGCAATCAGACTTAGGCCTCACCCTACAAAAGCCATAGTCATAATCATATCTGCATTTCTAGCTCAGCCATCTCCATTTGAAAGCCTTTTTGAGAGGTTTCTTCCTCTCCACACCCTACCCACCCTCCATATAAAAGGAAACTTTTGTTCAGTGCTCTTCAGCAGAAAGACAATTTCCCCCACTTGTCCTGCATGTCATCTCACTGACCCTTGTACCCAATGTTattccatgggggaaaaaatggaacaGGAGCCAGCATTTTCCATTTTGGCCTCTTACCTACAGTATTacagtaaatgaataaagatttgATTGTTACTTTCAATTTTGTTTGCTATCCTAATTGACCATCCCAACACCTGACAGgcacaaaaaatatgaaaaagaacaaagctagaagaCTTTCACTACCTGAGTTGAAGACTTATTACAAGCTACAATAGCCAGGAAAGTGTGATATTGGCCACAAGAGGCAAATCAATTAATAGAACAAAACAGAGAGTctcaaaataaatgtacatatatatattagattaATTTTCAGTCAAGGTGCAAAGGTTGTGACTTctgaatgtttaaaagaaaacatagaagaaaacctTTATGACCTTAGAGTAGGCaaaatttcttagatatgacacaaaATGTGTGcttcataaaaagaaaactgatcaattacatttttatcaaaactaagaaCTCTGTTCTTCACAAGATACTCTTAAGGGAATAAAAATATAGCTCCAGGTGgccagaaaatatttacaaatcatatatatatgataaatatatatatatttaatatatatttgtaaatatatatatatatccttcaaTATATAACTctcaaaatttaataataagaaatagcacattttaaatgagcaaaaacaGACACTTCAAGTAAGATAAATGGATTGCAaacatgcacatttaaaaaaaactcagcaacattagtcattagggaaatgcaaataaaaaccacaataaaatgcCACTACACACTCACCAGAATGGTTATAGTTTAAAAAGACTGAccagggcagcctcggtggcttagtgttttagtgctgctgtgaaccaggggtgtgatcctggggaccagggatcaagtcccacatcgggctccctgcatggagcctgcttctccctctgcctgtgtctctgcctctctccctctccctctccctctctctgtctctcatgaataaataaaatattttttaattaaaaaaaatgaaataaaagactgACCATatcaagtgttgatgaggatgtggaggaactggaactctcatacactgtgGTAATGATCCAAAATTatataatcactttggaaaacagtttatcAGTTTCTTAAGTTGTTAACCCCTCACCCGCCATATGATCCAACTATTTCATATAAAAGCATGGGTCCCATTCGGCAGCGACCACTGCGCAGGCCGCATCACTCCTCTCTCCAGCTCACTCGTGTGCCTCACTCTGCTTCCTCTGCAACAATGTCTGACAAACCCGATATGGCTGGGATTGAGAAATTCCATAAGTcgaaattgaagaagacagaaacGCAAGAGAAAAATTCACTGCCTTCAAAAGAAACAATTGAACAGGAGAAGCAAGCAGGTGAATGGTAATGAGGCATGTGCTGCCAATATGCACTGTACATTCTACAAGCactgccttctcttttttttttaattggagttcaatttgccaacatcaaGCACTgccttcttattttactttttagctGTTTAACATTGTAAGATGCAAAGGGATTGGATCAAGTTTAAATGGCTGTGCTGCCCCTTTTTACATCAAAGAACTGAGAACTACTGACAACGAAGGCTCCTCCCTTTCCCATCTGCTTGTCGGACtggcagggaaggaaaataaCTTGCATGTTGGTGAAGGAAGAAGCTGGGTGGCAGGACAGTGAGATCTAGAGTAAAAACCAAGCTGGCCCAAGGTGTCCTGCAGGCTGTTAAAATGCAGTTTAATCAGAGTGCCATTTTTTGATTCAAGTGATTTTAATTATTGGAATGCACAATTTTTTGAATatgcaaataaagtttttaaacctgaaaaaaaagaaagcatgtgtGCATATAGTCTTATAGCAGTCTTATTGTAATAGGCaaacactggaaacaacccaaatgaccatcaacaggtgaatgggtaAACCAATTGTGGTATATCCTTACAGTGGAATGCTACTCATcaataaaagggaatgaatgaACAACTGATACCCTCAACAACACGGAAAATTTCAATATACTAAGTGAAAAGAATCAaactaaaaaaaggggggggaagagtaaaaattgtatgattccaattatttaaaatccgagaaaatgcaaactaatctgtaGTAACAGAAAGCAGATCTGTGGTTGCTTGAGAATGCAGGTAAGGGATGGGAGGTGGGATAAAAAGGCTTACAGGAAAATATTGAGGACTATGGATATATtcattagcttgattgtggtgatggtttcacaactgtatctttatttcaaaaactgttaaattgaactttaaaaattttgtaaagtGTGTTTCTGCTATGTGGGCAGAGtgaatacattaatatttaagCCCAGATCCACCTACATAACTGCCTCTTGCTCTTCAGAAAGCAGACCCAGAAGTCACGAGATGCAGGCCAGTCAAGTTTTGTTAAAGAGAGTGTTGGAGATCAGGAGCATGGACTGTGATTAAGAGTCCACTGTGATAGACAGGAAACCAGAGTGAGTAATATAGAGTAATCTGAGGGCTCTCGAACCCTCCTACACAACTTTACTCATTCTGTTTATACTGACTACAATCCCTGCCTGATTCTCTctggttttctgattttattcttcaCCATTCAACTCAAGACTGATTTTCTCTGTGAACCTTCTCTGATTGCACAAGGAGACAGTGATTATTCATTCAGTCTGGGTTCTCCCATAAAACTCACTATTTATATCATTCAGGTAGCACATTGCATGTACTTAATAATTATGGAAAAGATATATAAGTTACTGTGAAGGTACATGTGAAACATgtacataaattcttttttcttctgcctctaaAAAGTGAACTAATTCCCCTCTTTTTACATTCTGGTTGAACTTAGTGTTTGCTTCAAATGGATAGAATAAGACAGAAGTGATGATGCATGTAACTTCTGAGACTAAATCATAAAAGGCAGCACAGCTTCCTTCTTGCTCACTTTTGGATCACTCCCTATAGGGGAAGCCAGCTGTCATATAATGAAGATCTTTAATCAGCTCTATGAAGAAGTTCACCTGGTGAATTGAGTTCTTCTACCAACAGCAGGTGAGTAAGCAATCTTAGAATCAAATTCTTCAGCCCTGGTCAAGCTTTCAGATGACATCTTGTCTGCAACCTCATAAgagacctgagccagaaccacccagctaacaTGCCTCAGgtcaaattcctgacccacaaaggCCATAAGATGAAAAATacgtgtttggtttttttttaaactgttttttaaagtcaTGGTGAGATAAAGAGACAATATTCTTGAAAACCAGGCTTATCATAATTACAAGGCTTTTCTTGGGCAcctccgtggctcagtggttgactgccttctgctcagattgtgatcccggggtcctgggatcaagtctggcaaGGGCcttcggcagggagcctgcttctccctctgcctgtgtctctgctgctctctgtgtgtctctcatgaatggataaataaaatcttttttaaaaaataaagagcttttctTAACTGATTTTACATAATAAGAACCAAAGTATACAGGACTGGTCATAAAATAAACCTTaggggcacccggatggctcagatgattgggtgtctgccttcagcttaagtcatgatctcaggatcctgggatcaaacctcacatctagctcccagctcagcggggagcctgttctccctctgcctctcccgtgctcataattaattttttaaaaaattgaaagtcGTGGTCTAGAGAGACTATAAATCTCTCAGAAGAGTCTTGCATTTGGCAAGGCTTACAATGTGGTATGCATGCAAAGTTGGAGCAacggagctgaaggcagcctcACAGGATCCTACACAACTGTTTTGACTATGGAAAAGCAGGAGAGCACTCCCAGGTCTCCCAAAAGGGTTAGGGATATGGAAGGACTAACAGAACCAATGACCCCAACAAAGCCTGGAGCTGGAGCAAGGAGACCCAAGCCCTGAGGCCTTGTGACGAGATGCAAAAACAAAGTCCTCACAAACAGGAGCCAGCACGATATCCAAAGGATGGAGCAAAAGTTGCTCTGTGTCAGCAGTGTAGGAACTCAGTGGCCAGGAGTCCTCAGTATATCTGCACACCAATGCAGACATACTGAGGACAGAGGCCAAAGCTGAGAGTCATCTCAACAGGAGGCCATTAGACCAGGAGGACATATAATTTCTCCCAGTACCCAGATGCCATCTTGAAAAGGAGAAAGGTATAAGAAAAACCCTGGAGAGAATCCCAAAGAACTGAGCAGTTACCCAAATAGGCAATTTAAAACtaaaagccacaaaaaaagacacttttattTGGCAAGATCAAGTGTTTTTCTCCATCATTAGGAATGATGAGAGAGCAAGATGAAATCAGTTCTAGAAAACAGGACAATTAACATTTCTCTTACATCTGAGTTATGTTGTTTAAATTTTGCTGTCATTACATGTGATCTATCAAAGCATAGATaccttctgttaaaaaaaaaaaaaaagataccttctGTAGAAGAGGTATTTACCCTGGCTAAAAGTAAGGGATATTCTCTATTTCTTAGGATATCTTGCAAACAAATGAAGTATTGTATGGTAACAGTCTATAATAAAAGGGCagaattagagggaaaaaagccaatgtaataattttttcataatactaaatatattcaagttaaaaagttatcttttgtTCTAAAATAATACACTTATGACTTTTCTGGTGTTAGAACATCCTTCCTTCACACATTGTGATGAGAGAGCAGTTGTTCTTTTATGACCCTTATTTGGCAAAGTTGAAAATGGACAATGTATGCTGGCTTCCAAAATGTTTGGTCCAATTTTACTGGTGCTTGAAATGCATGTGTGGAACTCACTGAGGTAATGTGTGTGATGGCCCCGGCACGGAATAGGATTCCATCAACACaagctcccttcctccctcatccAGTCATTACCATCCAACCTCCCAACCCCATCCTGTTTCTTAACAAGGAGCTGTTGCTCTTTTTCCCACAGGCTCTGTCTCATTCTCCTTCTCAGCTTTCCTAACTGCA contains:
- the LOC112670126 gene encoding thymosin beta-4-like; the protein is MSDKPDMAGIEKFHKSKLKKTETQEKNSLPSKETIEQEKQAGEW